From the genome of Kryptolebias marmoratus isolate JLee-2015 linkage group LG19, ASM164957v2, whole genome shotgun sequence, one region includes:
- the slc35f6 gene encoding solute carrier family 35 member F6, which produces MAWTNYQLFLAGLMLITGSINTLSAKWADMFSAKGCHDDPVHPFSHPFLQAVGMFLGELSCLVVFYIWLHHDKRRPEPRLNPGQSFNPLLFFPPAMCDMLATSIMYVALNMTSASSFQMLRGAVIIFTGLLSVAFLGRRLVLSQWIGILITILGLVIVGLADFVSGHRDDSHKLSEVITGDLLIIMAQIVASVQMVLEEKFVYKHDVHPLRAVGTEGLFGFIVLSLLLFPMYFIYVGSFSNNPRQVLEDSIDAFCQIGHKPLILLALLGNTVSIAFFNFAGISVTKEISATTRMVLDSLRTLVIWVMSLALGWEQFHGLQVLGFLVLLLGAALYNGLHRPLLAKIPWCAARMDSDESSAAERERLLNDGRVQDEVDT; this is translated from the exons ATGGGCTGACATGTTCTCAGCAAAGGGTTGCCATGACGACCCCGTACATCCCTTCTCTCATCCGTTTTTACAG GCGGTGGGGATGTTCCTGGGGGAGTTAAGCTGTCTCGTGGTCTTCTACATCTGGCTCCACCATGACAAACGAAGGCCCGAACCAAGATTAAACCCGGGCCAGAGTTTCAACCCTCTTCTGTTCTTCCCTCCTGCGATGTGCGACATGTTGGCCACTTCCATCATGTATGTTG CCCTCAACATGACGAGCGCCTCCAGCTTCCAGATGCTTCGAGGAGCCGTCATCATCTTCACCGGTCTACTTTCTGTGGCGTTTTTGGGGCGCCGGCTGGTACTCAGTCAGTGGATCGGCATACTGATCACCATCCTGGGCCTGGTGATAGTGGGGCTCGCCGACTTCGTCAGTGGCCACAGAGACGACTCACACAAGCTGAGTGAGGTCATCACTG GTGATCTTCTGATCATCATGGCTCAgattgttgcttcagttcagaTGGTACTGGAGGAGAAATTTGTCTACAAACACGACGTCCATCCTCTTCGGGCCGTTGGAACTGAAG gcttgtttgggtttattgtctTGTCGCTGCTGCTCTTCCCCATGTACTTCATCTACGTCGGCAGCTTCAGTAACAACCCTCGCCAGGTCCTGGAGGACTCCATAGATGCCTTCTGTCAGATCGGACACAAGCCTCTCATCCTGTTGGCCCTGCTGGGCAACACGGTCAGCATCGCGTTCTTCAACTTCGCCGGGATCAGCGTCACTAAGGAGATCAGCGCCACGACCCGCATGGTGCTGGACAGCCTGCGGACCCTGGTCATCTGGGTGATGAGCCTGGCGCTGGGCTGGGAGCAGTTTCACGGACTGCAGGTCCTGGGTTTCTTAGTTCTTCTGCTGGGCGCGGCGCTCTACAATGGACTGcaccgccccctgctggccaaGATACCGTGGTGCGCCGCGAGGATGGACTCGGATGAGAGCAGtgcagcagaaagagagaggCTGCTGAATGACGGCAGGGTGCAGGACGAAGTAGACACATAA